The genomic DNA AGCTGACCGAAATACAGCCGCGGTCCGAGCGGAAGCGAGACACTGGTTCGTCATCTTTATCATCCGACATGTGTTGGTTTCTCGTAATGCCGTGTGAAACTGGACAGCGTCAAACGGACAGCAGCGTCATCGACAGCGCGGAAACGCAGAGGAAAAACAGCGGAGAGCGGTGTCGTTCGGCCCGTTCGAGCGGGCTTTTCCTCCCGAACGCGATACACTCCCACAGCACATGAGCGATAGCTATCAGGTGGCAATCGCTGGCGCAGGCCCGGCCGGGGCCCAGTGCGCCCGGGATCTCGTCACGCGTGGGTACGATGTGGTCGTCCTGGAAACAGAGTCCGAGGAGGCCTTCCCGGCACAGAGCGACAAGTCCACCGGTGGAACCTTCGCGTCGATGATGACCTCGTTCGGGGTCCCGGACGACGTGGTCATGCACGGGACGGACTCGGTGGTTTTCGAGTCCCCGAACGAACACTTCGTCAGGGACCAACCGGGCTTCGTGCTGGAATACGGCGATTTCAAACAGTTCCTGGTCGACGACGGCCGAGAGAACGGCGTGGAGTATCGCTTTGACGCACGCGTCCGTGACCCAATCGTCGAGGGCGGGGAGGTCGTCGGTATCAGATACAACCGTGATACGGAACTGTACGCGGACATCGTCATCGACGCGACAGGACCAGCAGCGACGCTCGCGAAGGACCTGGGCGTTGTCGATCTCGAACGCCAGAACCACGCAATCGGGATAGAGTACCTGTTCGAGGGCGTCGATCTGAACTATCCGGGATACGCCGACCTCACCGATTCGATGATGTTACGACTCGATCACACCTACGCACCTGGGGGGTATTCCTGGATTTTCCACACCGGTGAAGACACTGCGAAAGTGGGCGTCTGTTACATCCAGAACGAAAGCTACCGCCAGCATTCGAGCCAAGATCGGACCGTAAACGAGTATCTGGAACACTGGCTCGATACCGATCCGCGCTTTCAGGACGCCAGACGGGTCGCGGATACGCAGGTTCGAGGCTCTGCCCACGTCCAGCCCCCGGAGTCTATGAGCACCGACTCCTTCATCGCGATCGGTGACACCGTCCCGTCGGTCGATCCAGTCTGGGGAGAGGGAATCTACAAATGCATGAAATCGGGTCGTGCAGCGGCCATGACAGCTGACCGGTGCCTCCATGGCTCGGTGGACACATCGGCGCCAGAGACGGCGGTGTACGACGACCTCTGGCACGAGGAGGTCGCCACCCGACAGGACCGCCGTCTGATGATGATGCGGCTGCTGTATCTCGCTCCCAACGACCGATACGATCAGCTCGTCCGGGACCTGAACGAGCTGGATCGCGATATCGTGTCGGACATCAACAAGGGGAACAAGTTCGAGATCGCCAAGCTCCTGTATCCCCGCGATCTCCGCTACCTCTGGAAATACTGGCGAGAGACCTGAAGGGTGAGCCGGAGGTAACGCGGTTACCGTCTCTCCCCGTTTCTATTTGAAGCAGGCTCGCTACGCTACGTGTATCGAACTGTATCGGCTGTCCGGGTGTCCGTACTGTGCGAAGGTGGAGGACGAACTCGACGAACTGGGGCCGGAGTACGAACAGCACGACGTCGTGCCGTTTCGGTTTCTCCGTCGGGACGTGAGAAGGGTGAGCGGACAGTCGGGCGTGCCAGTGCTCGTCGACCCCGGAAACGACGTCTCGGGCATGGCCGAGAGCTGCGATATCGTCGACCATCTCGAACGGACCGACGCCCGAGAGGGCTTCCCGGAACGATCTATTCGTACGCGCCGGCGAGGCCCGCGAAACGCCGATATTTGCGGCCTCACTCGCAGACGCCACCACGCGTCGGTGACCCGATTGCGCGGTCAGTGCCCCCGAGTGTTTCGCCGGACGGTTTTCACGTCCGGCCCGTTAACCAACAACATCCGCTTTTCGCCGGTGTGTTGGTTAACTGGCCGCAGGCAATGTCGACGCCGGTCCGTTGTACCGCCCGTGGACGAGTACCCATAGTACTCACAGCACTCACAGCATCCACAGCACTCACAGCACTCACAGCACCCACAGCACTCACAGTACTCACAGTACATCTAGAAATACTGTGCATTGGTACGATTACAGCAGGACTCATTCTTGAAGTCAGCGCCACTACGGTCCCGACCAGTCGGACTCGACGACCGTCACGAGGGTCGATTCACTCCGTTGAGAGGGAACGGGGAGACACACCCCTCTATCGATGTGTTCATAGGATGGCTGTGTGGCCTCTACTCGACATCGAAAGAGCGGTGAGATACACAGAACAGTCGATACGAGTGGTTAGACTGGTTATCAGGGACGTTACGCAGAGATGGCACTGCGGTACGTGATGAAATTTTGATGGGTCCGTTCGGAACATCTCGAACACATCGATAGAGGGGTGTGTGTGTTGTGTTGTTCTAGAAAACTAGAAAGAAAAGAAATAGCTCCGTTTCGCAACCGCTGCAGAGTCCCACTAGAACGAGTCACGAGCAGAATCTCCGCCCACAGTCCTCCTCGACCGATTACGCTCGCCAGATCACCCCCTCCTCGAATATCCCTCGAACACATCGATAGAGGGGTGTGTGTCTTGCCGTTCTCACTTCGTCGGTGGCTACGGCTACAATGGGGACTTCTTACAGCATCCCCTTCGATATTTGCTCTCTGGAGCGTCTTACGAATAAATACACTTCGACAGGGGTTGGGGAAGACTTTTGGTACCACCATGTCTGGACGTGGATATGGACGCGGACGACTCCGAGCCGACTCGTGATACGTCCGACACGTCGGAGGCGACGGAGACCTCTCAAGCTGAGCTTACTACTTCCGCTTCGGCAGACACAGACTCCACGCGGACGAATTCCTCCTCGTCACGGGAGCCGGCCGAGTCAGACGGGGTCACGGACGAGGGCTCACCCGGTTCCCAGTCGATAGAAGATATGCTGCTAGAGTTCGACGACCAGGAGGGCCTGATACGGGAACGAGCACTCCTCGACCCGAATCACGTGGTCTCCGAAGAGCGAATCGTGGGCCGCGACGAGCAGTTACAGGAGATTACCAAGATGCTCCGTGTTGCGCTCGGTGACAATCGCCCTCCGAATCTCTTCCTGTATGGTCCCTCCGGGACGGGCAAATCTCTCATTACGAAGGCTGTCTGTAACAACATCAGCAAGGTCTGTGAGACCCGGGATATCCGGTTTGGAACGATAGAGGTCAACTGCCAGGACCTCGATACACTCGGCGTCGCCGTGTACGAGCTCGTCAGCCGGGCTGCAGATACAGCCGACGTCGAAATCGAGGTCCCGAAACACGGCGTCGCCACGAAGGAAAAGTGGGACGAACTGTTCCGTATC from Halomicroarcula saliterrae includes the following:
- a CDS encoding NAD(P)/FAD-dependent oxidoreductase; the encoded protein is MSDSYQVAIAGAGPAGAQCARDLVTRGYDVVVLETESEEAFPAQSDKSTGGTFASMMTSFGVPDDVVMHGTDSVVFESPNEHFVRDQPGFVLEYGDFKQFLVDDGRENGVEYRFDARVRDPIVEGGEVVGIRYNRDTELYADIVIDATGPAATLAKDLGVVDLERQNHAIGIEYLFEGVDLNYPGYADLTDSMMLRLDHTYAPGGYSWIFHTGEDTAKVGVCYIQNESYRQHSSQDRTVNEYLEHWLDTDPRFQDARRVADTQVRGSAHVQPPESMSTDSFIAIGDTVPSVDPVWGEGIYKCMKSGRAAAMTADRCLHGSVDTSAPETAVYDDLWHEEVATRQDRRLMMMRLLYLAPNDRYDQLVRDLNELDRDIVSDINKGNKFEIAKLLYPRDLRYLWKYWRET